In Chitinophaga sp. HK235, a single window of DNA contains:
- a CDS encoding TraB/GumN family protein, protein MLRIIRTISPLLLVFIFQISGNAQGKSLLWKVSGKGLTTPSYLFGTVHMICKNELSFAPAVTTALQNAQSMCMEIDLMNNDDHDNMRALIMHTDANYSLRQLFDSTDYATLNRYFLDSLQFNLASLDKAKPFMLTTLLLAKQIPCNDEDIASPDRVLAAMAINQKKPIATLETVESQMALFDSIPDTAEAAMIMHILRDIKANDKEAHELTNIWKQQDLDKLYQLVIQSPDLKDYQNLMLFQRNAAWVPRIEQLMKKGSLFVAVGAAHLAGNKGLISLLRKQGYKVEAVN, encoded by the coding sequence ATGTTACGTATCATCCGAACAATTAGCCCCCTGCTTCTGGTATTTATATTCCAGATAAGCGGTAATGCCCAAGGCAAATCATTACTCTGGAAAGTATCCGGCAAAGGACTTACTACCCCCTCTTATCTTTTTGGCACCGTGCACATGATCTGTAAAAACGAACTGTCATTTGCACCCGCCGTAACCACCGCTTTGCAGAATGCCCAGTCCATGTGTATGGAGATAGACCTGATGAACAACGACGATCATGATAACATGAGGGCATTGATCATGCATACAGATGCTAATTATTCCCTTCGGCAACTGTTTGACTCCACTGACTATGCAACGCTGAACCGCTATTTCCTGGATTCCCTGCAGTTCAATCTGGCCAGCCTGGACAAAGCCAAACCTTTTATGCTCACCACCCTGCTGCTGGCCAAACAAATTCCCTGCAACGACGAGGATATTGCCTCCCCGGACCGGGTACTGGCGGCTATGGCCATAAACCAGAAAAAGCCTATCGCTACGCTCGAAACAGTGGAATCTCAGATGGCATTGTTCGACAGTATCCCTGATACCGCGGAAGCAGCCATGATCATGCATATTCTCAGAGATATCAAAGCAAACGATAAAGAAGCACATGAACTAACGAACATCTGGAAACAACAGGACCTCGACAAACTTTACCAACTGGTGATACAGTCTCCGGACCTGAAAGACTACCAGAACCTGATGCTTTTTCAGCGTAATGCGGCCTGGGTGCCACGGATAGAACAGCTGATGAAAAAAGGTTCCCTCTTTGTAGCAGTAGGCGCCGCCCATCTCGCGGGGAACAAAGGGTTGATATCATTGCTTCGCAAGCAGGGGTATAAAGTAGAAGCTGTCAATTAA